CCGAGTGAGGATTTCTGAGGCTTGAATAGGCAAAGTCTTCTGTAACTTCTTCGGAGGCCTTGTGTCATTTTCGGCGTCCTCGGTAACCAAGTCCCTCTTCTCGTGCGCCAGCGCCGAGATACTAAACTCGTAACCcttttcaagatcattcTTTTCTAAAAAAAGGGCAAGCATATCCTTAATTTGTAACATTTGGTCATTGGATAACGGTAGTAAAGGTAATCTGGACACGCAATAAAGCTCAGAAAGCCTTCTCTTGCGCTCTTTCACTATATTGTTACTATCCTGACGCCGTTTGTCTATAGCCTCTCTCTTTACTTTCTCAATAGGAATATTTTCGATTTCATTGATGGATTCATTTGCGGGCATCGATATGGGTCCTTTGACGGGTCCCTTTATGAATGATCCGGGTATTGTCGTGGGCATTGAACACCTCGTCTTGTGGGTAGAGATGATTATATCTTTTCCGTCCTATGGACGCGACTTTTTCTCAGCGagggaaaatttttcttcgCTTTATATATGAAAACGGGCAAAACGGATGGTGATGGAATAGCCGTATAGATAAGTACCAAATGATGAATAAGGTACAAAAAACGGTGTGACTGTCTAAACTAGCCTTGTGTTCAGCAGCTGCGtgtaaaaaaaagactTCTAATTATCTGTCTATCGAATATAGGGGCACCCAAAGCTACTAACAAGCAACATTCGTTTTTTTTCGGCAAACCAAGTTTTCTTTGCTGAGCGACGAACAATATGCGCCGAAAAAACAAATATGACGCTGAGGTAAGTGATTATGTCATCATTACTCAATAAAGGTAAAAAAGGGAGGATAGATATAGTCAGACTAGTTTCAATAATGCCCTTCTAATCAACCTTCTAGTCCTCGTAAACTTGCTAATCGAGTCCTGATATGACATGCCGCCCCATGTATTGTCATAATAAATCCATCCGTCGGGGTCTTTACCTTTACAGAACTCACGGTCGATTTTCCAGTGTTCATCCATCCATTTCCAAGGATGTTTTTCAGACAACTCAGATAAACCGGACATTTCTGGCAGATTCGGAAAGTTGTATGAATCCAAAGTATCGCAGCATTGCTTTAGATACTCGTTTGTATAGTGCTGACGTTCTATGGGAAGCAAAGAGTCGGACCAGCCGACACCAAACCATCTTCGCTGGTTCTCAAACACTTCAAATTCCAC
The sequence above is a segment of the Brettanomyces nanus chromosome 4, complete sequence genome. Coding sequences within it:
- a CDS encoding uncharacterized protein (EggNog:ENOG41) — translated: MKYRVKSSNKFGSKVVEFEVFENQRRWFGVGWSDSLLPIERQHYTNEYLKQCCDTLDSYNFPNLPEMSGLSELSEKHPWKWMDEHWKIDREFCKGKDPDGWIYYDNTWGGMSYQDSISKFTRTRRLIRRALLKLV